The genome window AACTATCCTGTTATGGTgcttgtgataaaaaaaattgtctggAATGTAACAGGAGGAGATTCGAAGACCCTCATGTTTGTACAAATCAGTCCTAACGAGAAAGACAACAGCGAAACGCTATGCTCACTGAATTTTGCTAGTAGAGTTAGAGGGATAGAGCTGGGGCCTGCAAAGAAGCAGCTAGACAATACTGAACTCTTGAAATACAAGCAAATGGTAAGCTAGACTCTCAAGATGACATCTCCACATATGTGTATATCCAATCATTCAAGTGTTTAATCAGggttgtgtttattttttaggTTGAGAAATGGAAGCAAGATATGAAAGTAAAAGACGAACAGATGAGGAAAATGGAGGAAACGATGTTCGGTTTAGAAGCGAAGGTCAAGGAACGAGACATTAAGAACAAAACTCTTCAAGAAAAGGTAAAACAATACTCCCCATAACCACACGAAGAACATTTTGATCTTTGCTGAAACCACCACATATCACTTTCTTTGCTAGGTTAAAGAACTTGAATTGCAACTGCTAGTAGAGAGGAAGCTGGCTCGTCAACATGTAGACACCAAGATTGCTGAGTATCAGACGAAACAACAGAACGGAGATGAAAACATCCCATCAAAGAGGCCACCACTTGCAACCATACCGTTGGGAAGCAACAAGAGCTCAAATGAAACCTCAACTTCGAAAGAAATGGTGAATCTAAACCGACCGCCACTCTCAGAGAGCACCACCACCAGCAATGATCTACCGCCTTTACCTAACGGTTGCGTCAAGTACAACGACCTCATGGAGAAGGAGAACAACAATCCAGAAATGGCTGAGCGGTTGCAAATATCCAAGAGTACAGGGAGATTCTCCGTTTGTCCAAAGCGTATTCTACCACCTCCAGCTCCAAGAAGGAGCACTCTTGCCCCTATGCCATACTTTCCAATCACATCAACTTCGCCATCAAGGCCTCATGAAAAGAGCGGCACTAGCCAGGTGCTACGCATCAGCCCCAAGTTGCGTAAAAGCAACGGGAAGATGCTGAGCAGCATACTGAGACGGAGCATGCAAAAGAGAATGCATATGAAACCTTACCAGAGACAGCAGCCGTTGAGAAGAGTTGGCATTAATGTAGGAATGGAGAAAGTTAGGTTGTCTATAGGAAGCAGAGGAAGGTTAGCTCACAGAGTTTTGCTAACCAATGCTCGCAAGGCAGGTCTAAAGGAAACACCACTGAAACAGATacagaaggagaaagagagatggaTCTGACCTTAGGACATAACTTCTCATCCAGTTAGAATTATTCGAGGATGATTGACACTTT of Brassica oleracea var. oleracea cultivar TO1000 unplaced genomic scaffold, BOL UnpScaffold02686, whole genome shotgun sequence contains these proteins:
- the LOC106321716 gene encoding uncharacterized protein LOC106321716 encodes the protein MFVQISPNEKDNSETLCSLNFASRVRGIELGPAKKQLDNTELLKYKQMVEKWKQDMKVKDEQMRKMEETMFGLEAKVKERDIKNKTLQEKVKELELQLLVERKLARQHVDTKIAEYQTKQQNGDENIPSKRPPLATIPLGSNKSSNETSTSKEMVNLNRPPLSESTTTSNDLPPLPNGCVKYNDLMEKENNNPEMAERLQISKSTGRFSVCPKRILPPPAPRRSTLAPMPYFPITSTSPSRPHEKSGTSQVLRISPKLRKSNGKMLSSILRRSMQKRMHMKPYQRQQPLRRVGINVGMEKVRLSIGSRGRLAHRVLLTNARKAGLKETPLKQIQKEKERWI